Sequence from the Mesorhizobium sp. PAMC28654 genome:
CTCCTCGACAAGCTCGACGTCGAGATCATCATAGATGGTCAGGTCCCGATCGGCGCCGATGTGGAAGATCTTTCGCGGCCCTTCAGCGATCAGGTCACGCGTGACGTCACCTGAGGTCACCACCCGGTCGTAAGCTCCGGCCGGCACGCCGATCGCGTTCATCTGCGCCACCACATCGGTATTCCTGCGTGGTGAATTGGTGATCAGGACAACAGGTATTCCCGAATTGCGCGCGGTCTCCAGAGCGGATGCCGCCACTGGGAAATGACTTTCGCCGTTGTGGACTACACCCCAGACATCGCAGAGGATTGCCGAATAACCCCTCGACACATCCGTGAGCGAGCCAATGATTTCAGGCGAATCCGCCATGTTGCTTCCTTGAATCGTGATCATTGCGAGAGCCATCGCCGACGGTCCGCCACGGCCCGGTTGGAATTAACCGAACCGCTTCGCGCTGTCACCAGCTTTCACCAAATGACATGGCGCGTCAGTGGCTGCCTCCCGCTTTGGCCAGATGGAGGCGACGCCACATGGTTAACGCGTGCTGAACAGCAGAACCGATCTTCTAGGCATTTCAGCAACCTGAAATTCAATGATTAATGAGATGGTTTTCGCAGCAAGTGGGTCTTGCCGAGGGGCACTCAAGAGCATGATTGGCAAATTCTGCCGGGACCGACGCGGAAACTATGCGTTGGTGACAGCCATCAGCCTGGTGCCGATCATGGGCGCCGTGGCGCTTGCCGTTGATTATGCGGAACTGGTACGCCAGCGCCAGGTTACTTTGAACGCGCTTGACGCCGCCGCCATAGCTTCGGCCCGGCAGATTGCATCCGGGGCGAGCGACAACGATATCAAAGCCTATGCAAAGAACTTCTTTGAGACAAATCTCGCGAAAATCGATCCTGCCAACACGGCGCTGACCGTCACCTTGCCCAACAACAACACGGGCGGCGGAACGCTGAAGCTCTGCTCTTCCTTGACGTATCATCCTTATTTCATACCGGCTGCGGCGATGCTGATCAGCGGCTCCGCCAACTCTACCGAAATCAACCTCTCGGCATGCTCGGAAGTCCGCCTCAAGAACACGCTGGAGGTTGCGCTTGTGCTCGACAATTCCGGGTCGATGAGCACCAATGGCTCGGGTACCGGACAACCAAGAATAGACTTGCTCAAGACTGCCGCCACGGAACTTGTCAATACGCTTGCGAAGCAGGCCGAACAGATGAAACAGGTCGACAGGCCTGTGCAGTTCGCCCTGATTCCCTTTTCGGCATCGGTCAATGTGGGTGCCGACAACAAGGATGAGACCTGGATGGATCTCAAAGGGATTTCGCCGGTCCACCATGAGAACTTCGATTGGTCGCAGATGTACAAGAACGCGACTGGCTACAACCCGAACAAATATATCGAAAAGGTAGGCGACGTTTACTATCAGCGCGGCACTGGTTGGGGGGCGGACAAAGACAAGGAGATGACCCGCTTCAGCCTTTACGCCGATATGACGGCCACAACCCGGACATGCACAAAGAAAGATAGTCGCGGCAATTGCACAACCTCCGTTGACACCACCGCGCAGTACGAAGCCTGGAAAGGTTGTGTCGAGGCGAGGCCATATCCTTACAACAACGACGACACGATACCCACATCAGCCACGCCCGCCAGTCTGTTCGTTCCAATGTTCGCCCCCGACGAGGCCGGCAACTTCTGGACCGACGGCACCCGCGTCAGCACCGCATCGTGGAGTTATCCCAACAATTGGTGGATCGATTCTCTCGACAGTCTGGCTGTCGCCAAACGCCAGTCCGACATGCGGAAATACTTCCTTACGAAGCCTTATAACGCCGCTACCGCGTCTGATGGAGACGGTCCAAATTCGGGCTGCACAACCACCGCGATCACGCCGCTGCAGGACGTGACGACGACCTCGGGCAAAAAAGTCGTGACAGACGCCATCGGTGCAATGACGCCGACCGGCAACACCAACGTGCCCGAAGGGCTCGCCTGGGGCTGGCGAGCAGTGTCAAGTGGTGCGCCTTTCACCGAGGGCCGACCGGAGACCGAAAGGGGCAACGATAAGGTAATCATCGTGCTGACTGACGGTGCCAACACTTATAACATCGGCCCGCCCGGCGACAGCAACAATGCCAAGAACAGATCGACCTATGCAGCCTACGGTTACACCGGCTTGACCTACCCAGGGTCGGGGAGTGTAACGCGCATGTTCATGAATACGAGTACTTCCATAGGAAAGACCACATACACAGAAGCCAACTACACAGCCGCTTTGGACGAGCAGATGCAGACCCTTTGCACCAACGCAAAGAACGCGAACATACTGGTGATGACCGTCTCGCTTGATCTCAGCACCACGAAGACCGCTGACAGGAAGGCCATCGCGGCGCTTACAGCCTGTGCTTCCGATTCGCGCTTCCGCAAGGACCCGACCAATCCGAGCAAGCCAGCCAAGCTGTTCTGGAACGCCACCGGGGCGACACTGTCGGACAATTTCAAGGAAATCGCCGACGAGCTGTCGAACCTGCGCATCGTAGGCTGATCTCTTCGAAAGAACGATATGAACACCAGCCTTCGGGCGAGTTGATTGGTCATGGTTCGAAGGGCATCTCATGCACAGCCTTTGCCACCTTGGTTAGCGTTGGGTGAACGCCTGGCCGTACAATCGAGTGTTTTCCCACACTCGTCCTTCAGCGTTTTCTGAGACCTTGCCGGCATTGCTGATACGACGGCGGGGGCCGCTTCAAGACATGTGGGAATTCTGGCGCCAGTTCTGCCGCGACAGGCGCGGCAACTATGCTCTCATGACCGTCCTGGCGATGCTTCCGCTGGCGGGCGGCCTGGCGCTGGCGGTCGATTTCACGGAGATGAACCGGCAGAAGCAGATGGTGCTGAACGCGCTCGACGCCGCCAACGTCGCCACCGCGCGACGGCTGGTCGAAGGCGCCACCGACGACCAGTTGAAGGCCTACGCGCTCGACTTCTTCAACGCCAACCTCAACAAGGTCAACCCAGCCAACACCACGCTCAATGTCGTGCTGCCCAGCAACAGCACTGGCGGTGGTTTGATGCAGATGAGCGCGCGGCTTGACTACCAGCCCTATTTCTACCCTGTCCTTGCCCAGCTCGTCGGCCAATCCGAAGCGGATGGGAACAAGAAGATCAGTTTCGATGTCGCGTCGGAAATCCGCCTGAAGAACACGCTGGAAGTCGCGCTCGCGCTCGACAATTCCGGATCGATGATCACGCCCGGCACGGGTTCGGGACAAAAGCGCATCGACCTCCTAAAGACCGCGGCCAAGCAACTGGTCGACACGCTGGCCTTGCAGTCCGCGCTGATCAAGCAGATCGACAAGCCGGTCCAATTCAGCCTCGTGCCCTTCGCGGCCTCGGTCAATGTCGGAACAGGAAACGACAATGCAGCCTGGATCGACACCTACGGGTTGTCGCCAGTGCACCACGAGAATTTCGACTGGTCGACGATCAACGCAGCCGACAGATATGCAGAGAAAGCCAATGGCATCTGGTACAAGCGAGGTACTGGTTGGGGCGCCGGGGAAGGCCAGATACTGACCCGGTTTTCGCTCTATCGCGACATGAAGGTCGTCACTAGCCACGAGCGCATCGCTGGCAGCAAGCGCGTCGTTTGCGACGAATACCGTTCGAACCACACATGCACGCGCAGCCATGACGAATTCGACTATATCGACACCTATGGTCCTTTCGCGAGTTGGCAGGGCTGCGTCGAGGTGCGGCCCTACCCCCACAATGTCAGCGATACGCCGGCTTCAGGTGGCCCCAACAACACCGGCACCGGCTTCGGCGACCCGGCAACGATGTTCGTGCCAATGTTCGCCCCGGACGAGCCCGGCAACCACTGGAGGGTGACGCAGGATCCCGATGAGGACAGGCCAAGGACCTACAGTGCCGCGAACAGCTGGTGGAACGACGACCCGTCGAGCACAACCGGCAAAACCCAGCAGCGCAACATGGCCAAATATTTCATGCCCAGACCAATCGATGCGCCGGTGCTCGGCAAGGGCGCCGGGCCCAATTACAGTTGCACGACAACGCCGATCACACCGCTGACCGACGTCAGCAAGCCGGAAGGCCTGACTGCGATCAAGGCGGCGATCGACCTGATGGCGCCGAACGGCAACACCAATGTGCCGGAAGGCATGGCCTGGGGCTGGCGCACCGTCTCCAGCGGCGAGCCTTTCACCGAAGGCCGGTCGGAGACGGAAAAGGGCAACGACAAGGTCGTCATCGTGCTGACCGATGGCGAGAACACCTATTCAGTTCCAGTGAGCGATCCCGCCGGCAACAAGTCCACCTATGCCGCCTATGGCTATACGGGCCTCGGCTACAACAGCACTTCGGTCACCCGGCTGTTTGGCGGCACATCGAGCGCCATCGGCCAGTTCAACTATTCGAACAGTAACTACACGGCCGCGCTCAACGAACAAATGACCACGCTTTGCAACAATGCCAAGGCGGCCAACATCATGGTCATGACAGTGGCTCTCGACCTGTCACTCACCAATGCCGGCGACAAGAAGGCAATCGAGGCGCTCAAGGCGTGCTCCTCCGAATCGCGGTTCCGCAAGGATCCAGCGGACCCGACCAAGCCAGCCAAACTCTTCTGGAATGCGACCGGCGCCTCGCTGTCGAACGATTTCAAGGAAATCGGCAACGAGCTGTCGAACCTGCGCGTCGTCGGCTGATCAGCCAACAGCACCCTCTGGCGCAATGACTGGCGTCGCGATGCCCTTGCGCGCCGGCGCTGGCACATGCTTCATCGCCATGCGCCCGACACGGCGTGGCCGGAGATCAAGGCAATGCCCGACACCGCCAACCATATCGCCTTCGCGCTGGTGTGCCTCGGCATGGTGCTGACGCCCGGCCCCAACATGATCTACCTGATCTCGCGATCGCTGTCGCAAGGGCCCAAGGCCGGGCTGATCTCGCTTGGCGGCGTGGCGCTTGGCTTTCTGTTCTATGTGCTGTCAGCGGCGTTCGGCATCACTGCGCTGCTGATGACGGTCCCCCTCGCATATGACGCGCTGCGCTTTGCCGGCGTGCTCTATCTGCTGTGGCTGGCCTGGCAAGCGGTGAAGCCGGGCGGCCGTTCGCCGTTCCAGGTTCGCGAACTGCCCAAGGACGGGCCGCGCAAGCTGTTCGTCATGGGCTTGGTGACCAATCTGGTCAATCCGAAGGTAGCGGTGCTCTATCTGTCGCTGCTGCCGTAGTTCATCAGCCTTGGAAAAGGGCATGTGCTGTCACAGCTTCTGGTGTTGGGCGCCACGCAGATAGCGATCAGCCTCACCGTCAATTCCATCATTGCCGTGACGGCCGGCTCGATCGCCACGTTCCTCGCCGGCCGGCCGCTATGGCTGGTCGTCCAGCGCTGGATGATGGGTACGGTGCTGACCGCGCTTGCCCTTAAGATGGCGACCGAGGCGCAACGCTGAGATCGAAAAATGCGAAACGGCGATCGTCGCTCTCAACCGCCGAAGGCTTCTTTCAGAAAAGCACGAGAGTCGCGGATGGATTGATCCGCGGCAGCCGCATTGTACTCCATCCGGTGACCATAGACCTCGGTACCGATCTTGAGTGCTGGGGAGGTAAATGCGTGACGAGCGCCTTGGAAGACCTCAAGCTGCACGGCGCTTCCCTTGCCGCTGCGCTGGGCCATCATCTC
This genomic interval carries:
- a CDS encoding TadE/TadG family type IV pilus assembly protein: MIGKFCRDRRGNYALVTAISLVPIMGAVALAVDYAELVRQRQVTLNALDAAAIASARQIASGASDNDIKAYAKNFFETNLAKIDPANTALTVTLPNNNTGGGTLKLCSSLTYHPYFIPAAAMLISGSANSTEINLSACSEVRLKNTLEVALVLDNSGSMSTNGSGTGQPRIDLLKTAATELVNTLAKQAEQMKQVDRPVQFALIPFSASVNVGADNKDETWMDLKGISPVHHENFDWSQMYKNATGYNPNKYIEKVGDVYYQRGTGWGADKDKEMTRFSLYADMTATTRTCTKKDSRGNCTTSVDTTAQYEAWKGCVEARPYPYNNDDTIPTSATPASLFVPMFAPDEAGNFWTDGTRVSTASWSYPNNWWIDSLDSLAVAKRQSDMRKYFLTKPYNAATASDGDGPNSGCTTTAITPLQDVTTTSGKKVVTDAIGAMTPTGNTNVPEGLAWGWRAVSSGAPFTEGRPETERGNDKVIIVLTDGANTYNIGPPGDSNNAKNRSTYAAYGYTGLTYPGSGSVTRMFMNTSTSIGKTTYTEANYTAALDEQMQTLCTNAKNANILVMTVSLDLSTTKTADRKAIAALTACASDSRFRKDPTNPSKPAKLFWNATGATLSDNFKEIADELSNLRIVG
- a CDS encoding pilus assembly protein — translated: MWEFWRQFCRDRRGNYALMTVLAMLPLAGGLALAVDFTEMNRQKQMVLNALDAANVATARRLVEGATDDQLKAYALDFFNANLNKVNPANTTLNVVLPSNSTGGGLMQMSARLDYQPYFYPVLAQLVGQSEADGNKKISFDVASEIRLKNTLEVALALDNSGSMITPGTGSGQKRIDLLKTAAKQLVDTLALQSALIKQIDKPVQFSLVPFAASVNVGTGNDNAAWIDTYGLSPVHHENFDWSTINAADRYAEKANGIWYKRGTGWGAGEGQILTRFSLYRDMKVVTSHERIAGSKRVVCDEYRSNHTCTRSHDEFDYIDTYGPFASWQGCVEVRPYPHNVSDTPASGGPNNTGTGFGDPATMFVPMFAPDEPGNHWRVTQDPDEDRPRTYSAANSWWNDDPSSTTGKTQQRNMAKYFMPRPIDAPVLGKGAGPNYSCTTTPITPLTDVSKPEGLTAIKAAIDLMAPNGNTNVPEGMAWGWRTVSSGEPFTEGRSETEKGNDKVVIVLTDGENTYSVPVSDPAGNKSTYAAYGYTGLGYNSTSVTRLFGGTSSAIGQFNYSNSNYTAALNEQMTTLCNNAKAANIMVMTVALDLSLTNAGDKKAIEALKACSSESRFRKDPADPTKPAKLFWNATGASLSNDFKEIGNELSNLRVVG